One window from the genome of Variovorax sp. PAMC26660 encodes:
- a CDS encoding ABC transporter permease, protein MNKNGPIALTFNALVIVFMLAPLVVVCIVAFTPENTLTIPTTHFSLRWFKAVFAHSDFMQSFWNSLWLALSSATIATLLAVPAGMAITRYEFPGRDFLNGLFLSPLIVPHLVLGVALLRLFALVGGTGSFGWLVMAHALIVTPYTLRLVVAALVGFDRSAEQAALSLGASQATVFRRITLPMILPGVTGGWMLAFINSFDEVTMSIFVTAPSTVTLPVRMYMYATESIDPLMAAVSALMVAVTAVAMIVLDRLYGLDRVLVGRR, encoded by the coding sequence ATGAACAAGAACGGCCCCATCGCCCTCACGTTCAACGCGCTCGTCATCGTCTTCATGCTGGCACCGCTGGTGGTGGTGTGCATCGTGGCGTTCACGCCCGAGAACACGTTGACCATCCCGACCACGCACTTCTCGCTGCGCTGGTTCAAGGCGGTGTTCGCGCACTCCGACTTCATGCAGTCGTTCTGGAACAGCCTGTGGCTGGCGCTCAGCTCGGCCACCATCGCGACGCTGCTCGCGGTGCCGGCCGGCATGGCAATCACGCGCTATGAATTCCCGGGGCGCGACTTTCTCAACGGCTTGTTCCTGTCGCCGCTGATCGTGCCGCACCTCGTGCTGGGCGTGGCGCTGCTGCGCCTGTTCGCGCTGGTCGGCGGCACGGGCAGTTTCGGCTGGCTGGTGATGGCGCATGCGCTCATCGTCACGCCCTACACGCTGCGGCTGGTGGTGGCCGCGCTGGTGGGCTTCGACCGCAGTGCCGAGCAGGCCGCGCTGTCGCTGGGCGCGAGCCAGGCCACGGTGTTCCGTCGCATCACGCTGCCGATGATCCTGCCGGGCGTGACGGGCGGCTGGATGCTGGCCTTCATCAACAGTTTTGACGAAGTGACGATGTCGATCTTCGTCACCGCACCGAGCACGGTGACGCTGCCGGTGCGCATGTACATGTACGCCACCGAGTCGATCGATCCGCTGATGGCGGCGGTGTCGGCGCTGATGGTCGCGGTCACCGCTGTCGCGATGATCGTTCTCGACCGCCTCTATGGGCTGGACCGCGTGCTGGTGGGACGCAGATGA
- a CDS encoding NAD(P)/FAD-dependent oxidoreductase codes for MTTTTTANELRPVIVGAGPAGVRAAQTLVAHGLRPVVIDEAPRAGGQIYRRPPTDLAQRTARTLYGFESKRADAVHEAFDALQGRIDHHPDSLVWNAQGQQLDVLHNPTRSTRRVPYSHLIVATGATDRVLPVPGWTLPGVYTLGGAQVALKFQGCAIGQRVVFMGTGPLLYLVAYQYAKAGVAVAAVLDTARLADQLAATPAMLTQPAVFAKGVYYVGWLRAHGVALHSGVRPLRVLGDEQQGRVTGVAWHDGHEERTLACDAIGFGYALRSETQLADLLGCRFDYAPMHRAHLPVRNAAGRTSVEGVYLAGDGAGIMGADAAEWAGERAALALLADSGMAIDTARATALEHRIDRLTTFRRGLERAFPLPQDWAAHAPDDLVVCRCENVTAGTLRQTIAVNGADEMNRLKALSRVGMGRCQGRMCGAAAAEILAHATGQSVQQVGRLRGQAPIKPIPIRLVPCTEGDA; via the coding sequence ATGACGACGACAACAACGGCCAACGAATTGCGGCCCGTGATCGTCGGCGCCGGACCGGCCGGCGTGCGCGCCGCGCAAACACTGGTGGCGCATGGCCTGCGGCCCGTGGTGATCGACGAAGCCCCGCGCGCTGGCGGACAGATCTACCGGCGTCCGCCCACGGACCTGGCGCAGCGCACGGCGCGAACGCTCTACGGCTTCGAGTCCAAGCGCGCCGACGCAGTGCACGAAGCCTTCGACGCGCTGCAGGGCCGCATCGACCACCACCCCGACAGCCTCGTGTGGAATGCGCAAGGGCAGCAGCTCGACGTGCTGCACAACCCGACGCGCAGCACCCGCCGCGTGCCCTACAGCCATCTCATCGTGGCGACAGGCGCCACCGACCGCGTGCTGCCGGTGCCGGGCTGGACGCTGCCGGGCGTCTACACGCTCGGCGGTGCGCAGGTCGCGCTCAAGTTTCAGGGCTGCGCCATCGGGCAGCGCGTGGTGTTCATGGGCACGGGGCCATTGCTGTACCTGGTGGCGTACCAGTACGCGAAGGCTGGTGTGGCGGTGGCAGCAGTGCTCGACACCGCGCGCCTTGCAGACCAGCTCGCCGCAACGCCCGCGATGCTGACGCAGCCGGCGGTGTTCGCCAAGGGCGTGTACTACGTGGGCTGGTTGCGCGCGCACGGCGTGGCCCTGCACAGCGGCGTGCGTCCGCTGCGCGTGCTCGGCGACGAGCAACAGGGCCGCGTCACCGGCGTGGCATGGCACGACGGCCACGAAGAACGCACGCTGGCCTGCGATGCCATCGGCTTCGGCTACGCGCTGCGCTCCGAGACACAACTGGCCGACCTGCTCGGCTGCCGCTTCGACTACGCGCCGATGCACCGCGCCCATCTGCCGGTGCGCAATGCGGCCGGCCGCACCAGCGTCGAAGGCGTGTACCTCGCGGGCGATGGCGCCGGCATCATGGGCGCGGACGCGGCCGAATGGGCGGGCGAGCGCGCGGCGCTGGCGCTGCTGGCCGACAGCGGCATGGCCATCGACACGGCGCGTGCCACCGCGCTCGAACACAGGATCGACAGATTGACCACGTTCCGCCGTGGCCTGGAGCGCGCCTTTCCATTGCCGCAGGACTGGGCCGCGCACGCGCCCGACGATCTGGTCGTGTGCCGCTGCGAGAACGTCACGGCCGGCACGCTGCGCCAGACCATCGCCGTCAATGGTGCGGACGAGATGAACCGGCTCAAGGCGCTGTCGCGCGTGGGCATGGGCCGCTGCCAGGGCCGCATGTGCGGCGCGGCGGCGGCGGAGATCCTGGCGCATGCCACCGGCCAATCGGTGCAGCAGGTGGGTCGCCTGCGTGGACAGGCGCCGATCAAGCCGATTCCGATCCGGCTCGTGCCCTGCACGGAGGGCGACGCATGA
- a CDS encoding NAD(P)/FAD-dependent oxidoreductase — translation MTTIRILRTDVAIIGGGIVGASAALALRQMGLGVALLERDLCGSRSSGVNYGGVRRQGRPMSQLPLAQRAHRIWGRLPELLGTDGEYIRSGHFKIARSESDMASLERYRALSSDFDLGLELISAARLREQCPWLGSRAVGGSLCLEDGQANPRLVSPAFALAAQRAGAQVFERHKVDEVAHDGAMFMVRSGNALEVHAPVLLNCAGAWAGAIAEQFGETLPLRSGHPVMAVTEPVPHFMDWSLGVEGGGIYCRQVARGNLVLGGGAGIALDADRARVDRDAIATLAVQAVELLPALRHAHFIRTWSGTEGYLPDREPVLGPSRTTPGLFHGFGFAGAGFQIGPAAGEVLAELARDGRSSTPIEAFAIERFDPVSEPASTTASDALPH, via the coding sequence ATGACGACGATCCGCATCTTGCGCACCGATGTCGCCATCATCGGCGGCGGCATCGTCGGCGCCTCCGCCGCACTGGCGCTGCGGCAGATGGGCCTCGGCGTGGCGCTGCTGGAGCGCGACCTTTGCGGCTCGCGCTCCAGCGGCGTGAACTACGGCGGCGTGCGGCGACAGGGCCGTCCGATGAGCCAGTTGCCACTGGCACAGCGCGCGCACCGCATCTGGGGCCGGCTGCCGGAGTTGCTGGGCACCGACGGCGAATACATCCGGTCGGGTCATTTCAAGATCGCGCGCAGCGAATCGGACATGGCCTCGCTCGAACGCTACCGCGCGCTCAGCAGCGACTTCGACCTGGGCCTGGAACTGATCTCCGCCGCGCGCCTGCGCGAGCAATGCCCCTGGCTCGGCTCGCGCGCCGTGGGCGGCTCGCTGTGCCTCGAAGACGGGCAGGCCAATCCGCGCCTGGTGTCGCCGGCCTTCGCGCTCGCCGCGCAGCGGGCGGGCGCGCAGGTCTTCGAGCGCCACAAGGTCGACGAGGTCGCGCACGACGGCGCCATGTTCATGGTGCGCAGCGGCAATGCGCTCGAAGTGCATGCGCCCGTGCTGCTCAACTGCGCGGGGGCCTGGGCCGGTGCCATTGCCGAACAGTTCGGCGAGACGCTGCCGCTGCGCTCGGGCCATCCGGTGATGGCGGTGACGGAGCCTGTGCCGCATTTCATGGACTGGAGCCTCGGCGTCGAGGGCGGCGGCATCTACTGCCGGCAGGTGGCGCGCGGCAACCTCGTGCTGGGCGGCGGCGCGGGCATCGCGCTCGATGCCGACCGCGCGCGCGTCGACCGCGACGCCATCGCCACGCTCGCGGTGCAGGCCGTCGAGCTGCTGCCCGCGCTGCGCCATGCGCATTTCATCCGCACCTGGAGCGGCACCGAAGGCTATCTGCCCGACCGAGAACCGGTGCTGGGCCCGAGCCGCACCACGCCGGGCCTGTTCCACGGCTTCGGCTTCGCGGGCGCGGGCTTCCAGATCGGCCCGGCCGCCGGCGAGGTGCTTGCCGAACTCGCGCGCGACGGGCGCAGCAGCACGCCCATCGAGGCCTTTGCCATCGAGCGCTTCGACCCTGTTTCCGAACCCGCATCCACGACCGCTTCCGACGCCCTTCCCCACTGA
- a CDS encoding ABC transporter permease produces the protein MSSARNKATPWWLSGPALLLFTALLLVPLALTAVLSFNVYDPATGPKAGEFTLAHYALVFSDSYYLGIFWRTFWVSGLVTLICVVVGAPEAYVLSRMRNPWRSILLLVVLAPLLVSVVVRAFGWSMLLGPEGAVNGLLGLVGIGPVKILYTHTAVVIALVHVMLPFMVIPVWTSLQKLDPGVENAALSLNATPFTTLRRIVLPQVMPGILSGSLIVFGLAASSFAIPGLLGGRRLKMVATIVYDEYLSELNWPLGAAVALVLLVANLVVMLSYNRLVEGRYKKALG, from the coding sequence ATGAGCAGCGCGCGGAACAAGGCCACGCCCTGGTGGCTGTCGGGGCCGGCACTGCTGCTGTTCACGGCCCTGCTGCTGGTGCCGCTCGCGCTCACGGCCGTGCTGTCGTTCAACGTGTACGACCCGGCCACCGGGCCGAAGGCCGGCGAGTTCACGCTGGCGCACTACGCGCTGGTGTTCTCCGACTCTTACTACCTCGGCATCTTCTGGCGCACCTTCTGGGTCTCGGGCCTTGTCACGCTGATCTGCGTGGTGGTCGGCGCGCCCGAGGCCTATGTGCTCAGCCGCATGCGCAACCCGTGGCGCTCGATCCTGCTGCTGGTGGTGCTGGCGCCGCTGCTGGTGTCGGTGGTGGTGCGCGCCTTCGGCTGGAGCATGCTGCTGGGCCCCGAGGGCGCGGTGAACGGGCTGCTGGGTCTGGTGGGCATCGGGCCGGTGAAGATCCTGTACACCCACACGGCCGTGGTCATCGCGCTGGTGCATGTGATGCTGCCCTTCATGGTGATCCCGGTGTGGACCTCGCTGCAGAAGCTGGACCCCGGTGTCGAGAACGCGGCGCTCTCGCTCAATGCCACGCCCTTCACCACGCTGCGGCGCATCGTGCTGCCGCAGGTGATGCCGGGCATTCTGTCGGGCAGCCTGATCGTGTTCGGCCTGGCTGCGAGTTCGTTCGCGATTCCGGGGCTGCTGGGTGGACGCCGGCTGAAGATGGTCGCGACCATCGTCTACGACGAATACCTCAGCGAGCTGAACTGGCCGCTGGGTGCTGCCGTCGCGCTCGTGTTGCTGGTGGCCAACCTCGTCGTGATGCTCAGCTACAACCGCCTCGTCGAAGGCCGCTACAAGAAAGCGCTGGGCTGA
- a CDS encoding (2Fe-2S)-binding protein, producing MNTSTTGARALLHRVAEQNGREAVSFTLDGAPARALAGDTVLTAVLTQSGQLRRNEFSGLPRAGFCMMGACQDCWIATDEGERLRACSTFIAPGMALVTGKSGA from the coding sequence ATGAACACATCGACAACAGGCGCACGCGCGCTGCTGCATCGCGTGGCCGAGCAGAACGGCCGCGAGGCCGTGTCCTTCACGCTCGACGGCGCACCCGCGCGCGCGCTGGCCGGGGACACGGTGCTGACCGCCGTGCTCACGCAATCCGGTCAACTGCGCCGCAACGAATTCAGCGGACTGCCGCGTGCCGGCTTCTGCATGATGGGCGCCTGCCAGGACTGCTGGATCGCTACCGACGAGGGCGAACGGCTGCGCGCCTGCTCGACCTTCATCGCACCGGGCATGGCGCTGGTCACGGGAAAGAGCGGCGCATGA
- a CDS encoding ABC transporter substrate-binding protein — MPRLTRTFFARSPLIAAIATLACSGAALAQTPTLYIGMNGGTMEKAYTQYVFPAFEKAYGAKVVVVPGTSSDILAKAQANKDKPQMHVMFLDDGIMVRAIGMGLCQKQKANQSLSEIFPAARFKDDMASGVSLGMTGLAYNAKMFKEKGWAAPTSWMDLADPKFKGKVVFQSMSSSSFGLHGFLMFNRIQGGNDKNVEPGFKAWPTTIGPNVLEYIPSSAKLSEMVQTGEAAIFPLTPTIVDSLKAKGIPVEYAPPKEGAVVLVTAQCVVANNSEPELSQKLAEFLLSPVAQANVLQYGAQIPTNPKAPVAGDSATQVANINKWMKTAITIDWESINANRPAWNSRWNKTIEK; from the coding sequence ATGCCCCGCCTCACCCGCACCTTCTTCGCACGCAGCCCCTTGATCGCAGCCATCGCCACGCTTGCATGCAGCGGGGCTGCACTCGCGCAGACCCCGACGCTCTACATCGGCATGAACGGCGGCACCATGGAGAAGGCGTACACGCAGTACGTGTTCCCGGCCTTCGAGAAGGCCTACGGCGCCAAGGTGGTGGTGGTGCCCGGCACCTCGTCCGACATCCTCGCGAAGGCGCAGGCCAACAAGGACAAGCCGCAGATGCACGTGATGTTCCTGGACGACGGCATCATGGTGCGCGCCATCGGCATGGGCCTGTGCCAGAAGCAGAAGGCCAACCAGTCGCTGAGCGAGATTTTTCCCGCCGCGCGCTTCAAGGACGACATGGCCAGCGGCGTGAGCCTGGGCATGACGGGCCTGGCCTACAACGCGAAGATGTTCAAGGAAAAGGGCTGGGCCGCCCCTACCTCGTGGATGGACCTGGCCGACCCCAAGTTCAAGGGCAAGGTGGTGTTCCAGTCGATGTCGTCCTCGTCCTTCGGGTTGCACGGCTTCCTGATGTTCAACCGCATCCAGGGCGGCAACGACAAGAACGTGGAACCCGGCTTCAAGGCCTGGCCCACCACCATCGGCCCGAACGTGCTGGAGTACATCCCGAGTTCGGCCAAGCTGTCGGAGATGGTCCAGACCGGCGAAGCGGCGATCTTTCCGCTCACGCCCACCATCGTGGACTCGCTCAAGGCCAAGGGCATTCCGGTCGAGTACGCGCCGCCCAAGGAAGGCGCGGTGGTGCTGGTCACGGCCCAGTGCGTGGTCGCCAACAACAGCGAGCCCGAGTTGTCGCAAAAGCTCGCCGAGTTCCTGCTCAGCCCGGTGGCTCAGGCCAATGTGCTGCAGTACGGCGCGCAGATCCCGACCAACCCCAAGGCCCCGGTCGCGGGCGACAGCGCAACGCAGGTGGCGAACATCAACAAGTGGATGAAGACCGCCATCACCATCGACTGGGAAAGCATCAACGCGAACCGGCCGGCGTGGAATTCGCGCTGGAACAAGACCATCGAAAAGTAG